One window of Bacillota bacterium genomic DNA carries:
- a CDS encoding ribonuclease PH — translation MSRPDGRASDELRPVRIYRHYTKYAEGSVLIEMGDTRVICTASVEDRVPPWRRGQGAGWVTAEYGMLPRSTASRTPREAAQGRQGGRTLEIQRLIGRALRAVVDLSWLGERTITLDCDVIQADGGTRTAAITGAFVALVDSLAKLEKDLAEQGLITPAPKLPVNDFVAAVSVGVVGGQSVLDLNYAEDSVAEVDMNVVMTGAGRIVEVQGTAEGAPFDRRALGELLDLAEKGIAQLIAAQREALGPELAARIGSDTA, via the coding sequence ATGTCACGCCCGGACGGACGGGCCAGCGACGAGCTGCGCCCGGTACGGATTTACCGGCATTACACCAAGTATGCCGAGGGATCGGTGCTCATCGAGATGGGCGACACCCGCGTCATTTGCACGGCGTCGGTGGAGGACCGGGTGCCGCCGTGGCGGCGCGGGCAAGGCGCGGGCTGGGTGACGGCGGAGTACGGTATGCTGCCGCGTTCCACCGCTTCGCGCACGCCCCGCGAGGCGGCCCAGGGGCGGCAAGGCGGCCGCACGCTGGAGATTCAGCGCCTCATCGGCCGCGCGCTGCGCGCCGTCGTCGACTTGTCATGGCTGGGCGAGCGGACCATTACGCTGGACTGCGACGTCATCCAGGCAGACGGGGGTACGCGCACGGCGGCCATCACGGGGGCGTTCGTGGCGCTGGTGGACAGCCTCGCCAAGCTCGAGAAAGATCTGGCCGAGCAAGGGCTCATTACGCCCGCACCCAAGCTGCCCGTGAACGATTTCGTCGCGGCGGTCAGCGTGGGCGTCGTCGGCGGCCAGTCCGTACTGGACTTGAACTACGCCGAAGATTCGGTGGCCGAGGTGGACATGAACGTCGTGATGACGGGCGCCGGCCGGATCGTGGAGGTCCAGGGCACGGCCGAGGGCGCGCCGTTTGACCGGCGAGCGCTGGGCGAGCTGCTGGATTTGGCGGAGAAGGGCATCGCGCAGCTCATCGCCGCGCAGCGGGAAGCGCTGGGGCCGGAGCTGGCGGCGCGCATCGGAAGTGACACGGCATGA